TTACTAACAGCATTTGCTTTTGATCAGCTAAATATTTTTCAGCAATAATGGTTGCTTTTGCTGATGGTGATAGACCCGTAACTAAAATATTATCTTGGCCAAAAACCTGGTCTAATTCCTGAAAGCGTTTATCTTCTTTTACATAGTTAGAAATAACTTGTCTCAATTCACTTCACCATTATATTCATTCATCACATTGTCAAATCGAGATGTTTCTATAAATGATTCTACGGCATTAGCTGAATGTTCAATGACTTTCTCCATTGTAATCATTTCTTCTTTAGAAAAGCGTTGAAGTACATAATCAGGAACAGACATACCATTCGTTGGTCGACCAACACCAATACGAATTCTCTTAAATTGATCAGTGCCAAGCATTTTTATAATTGATTTCATACCATTATGACCACCTGCACTACCTTTTTGACGTAAACGTACTTGACCTTGTTCTAAATCTAAATCGTCATATAATACAATCAAATCATCTACATCAACATTGTAGTAATCCATTAATGGTGCAACAGCTTCACCTGACAAGTTCATCATTGTCATAGGTTCAATAAGCAGAACTTTGTCACCATTCATTCTTTCAATAGTATATGCGCCTTTGAATTTTTGTTTGTCTAATGTGAAACGATGTCGTTCTAGTATATAGTCAATGACTTCGAAGCCAATATTGTGTCTTGTTAATTCGAATCGTTTACCAATATTGCCAAGACCTACAATACATTTCATATGTCGTTACCTCCATGTTTATTCTTTATTTAT
The DNA window shown above is from Staphylococcus sp. M0911 and carries:
- the pth gene encoding aminoacyl-tRNA hydrolase, coding for MKCIVGLGNIGKRFELTRHNIGFEVIDYILERHRFTLDKQKFKGAYTIERMNGDKVLLIEPMTMMNLSGEAVAPLMDYYNVDVDDLIVLYDDLDLEQGQVRLRQKGSAGGHNGMKSIIKMLGTDQFKRIRIGVGRPTNGMSVPDYVLQRFSKEEMITMEKVIEHSANAVESFIETSRFDNVMNEYNGEVN